A genomic region of Mustela erminea isolate mMusErm1 chromosome 12, mMusErm1.Pri, whole genome shotgun sequence contains the following coding sequences:
- the ENTR1 gene encoding endosome-associated-trafficking regulator 1 codes for MCYVPSPVLASVGDTDFGYGKGKCTKQGLPGAQETHFGDDKLEDLAEANPFSFKEFLKTKNLSLSGEDPGNNRIYSKEATRHTLGLGRNSPTSQTVGYGLEYQQPFFEDPTGAGDLLDEDEDEDEDDGWNGAYLPSTVEQSRPSGVTASTSPCSTYISFFSTPSELVGPETLPPWTLSDSESRASPPGSPSTDFAAHGESLGDRHLRTLQISYEALKDENSKLRRKLTEVQSFSETQTEMVRTLERKLEAKMIKEESDYHDLESVVQQVEQNLELMTKRAMKAENHVMKLKQEVSLLQAQVSNFKRENEALRSGQGASLAVVKQNTDVALQNLRVVMNNAHSSIKQLVSGAETLNLVAEILKSIDRISEIRDEEES; via the exons ATGTGCTATGTGCCCAGCCCGGTGCTAGCTTCCGTGGGAGACACAG ATTTTGGCTACGGAAAGGGGAAATGTACTAAGCAAGGTCTGCCAGGAGcccaagagacacattttggag ACGATAAACTTGAAGACCTTGCAGAGGCCAATCCGTTCTCCTTTAAAGAGTTTCTAAAAACCAAGAACCTCAGCTTGTCAGGAGAGGATCCAGGCAACAACAGAATTTATTCAAAG GAAGCCACGAGACACACACTGGGACTTGGCCGCAACTCCCCGACCTCCCAGACCGTGGGGTATGGCCTGGAATATCAGCAGCCATTTTTTGAAGACCCCACAGGGGCTGGTGATCTTCTGGACGAGGACGAAGACGAGGATGAGGACGACGGGTGGAACGGAGCCTACTTGCCATCCACTGTGGAGCAGAGCCGCCCCTCAGGGGTCACCGCCAGCACATCACCCTGCAGCACATAcatctcctttttctccaccCCGTCGGAGCTGGTGGGGCCTGAGACCCTGCCCCCGTGGACACTGAGCGACTCTGAGTCTCGTGCCTCTCCACCAGGGAGCCCCAGCACGGACTTCGCGGCCCACGGAGAGTCCCTGGGAGATAGGCATCTCCGGACGCTGCAGATTAGCTACGAAGCA TTGAAAGATGAAAACTCAAAGCTGAGAAGAAAGCTGACGGAGGTCCAGAGTTTCTCCGAGACTCAAACAGAAAT GGTGAGGACACTGGAGCGCAAGCTGGAAGCGAAAATGATCAAGGAGGAAAGTGACTATCACGATCTGGAGTCTGTGGTCCAGCAGGTGGAGCAGAACCTGGAGCTGATGACG AAACGGGCTATGAAAGCAGAAAATCACGTCATGAAGCTGAAACAGGAGGTCAGCTTGCTCCAG GCACAGGTCTCCAACTTCAAGCGTGAGAATGAAGCCTTGCGCTCTGGCCAGGGCGCCAGCCTGGCGGTGGTCAAGCAAAACACCGATGTGGCCTTGCAGAACCTCCGTGTCGTCATGAACAATGCCCACTCCTCAATAAA GCAGCTGGTTTCGGGAGCTGAAACGTTGAATCTTGTTGCTGAAATCCTTAAATCTATAGACAGAATTTCTGAAATTAGAGATGAGGAGGAGTCTTGA
- the PMPCA gene encoding mitochondrial-processing peptidase subunit alpha isoform X2, with product MAAMVLATARLLLRGSGSWRRSRLRSGAPARRGFSSSSAYPRVPLSSPLPGVPEPVFATVDGQEKFETKVTTLENGLRVASQNKFGQFCTVGVLINSGSRYEAKYLSGIAHFLEKLAFSSTDRFDSKDEILLTLEKHGGICDCQTSRDTTMYAVSADSKGLDTVVGLLADVVLHPRLTDEEIDMTRMAVQFELEDLNMRPDPEPLLTEMIHEAAYQENTVGLHRFCPTENIGKIDREVLHSYLRNYYTPDRMVLAGVGVEHEHLVECARKHLQGTRPAWGCAKAVDVDRSVAQYTGGMVKLERDMSNVSLGPAPFPELTHIMIGLESCSFLEEDFIPFAVLNMMMGGGGSFSAGGPGKGMFTRLYLNVLNRHHWMYNATSYHHSYEDTGLLCVHASADPRQVREMVEILTKEFILMAGTVDVAELERAKTQLMSMLMMNLESRPVIFEDVGRQVLATRSRKLPHELCALIPESGPSGVWSPQPGLGPPGLFRGRSHARRWSPCRRRPFS from the exons ATGGCGGCTATGGTCCTGGCGACGGCGCGGCTGCTGCTGCGCGGCTCGGGTTCGTGGCGCCGCTCGCGGCTGAG GTCTGGAGCCCCTGCGCGCAGAGGGTTCAGCAGCAGCAGCGCCTACCCGCGTGTCCCGCTTTCATCCCCCTTACCCGGTGTGCCTGAGCCTGTGTTTGCTACGGTCGATGGGCAGGAAAAGTTTGAAACCAAAGTCACCACGCTGGAGAATGGGCTTCGTGTGGCCTCCCAAAACAAATTCGGACAATTTTGCACAGTAGGAG TTCTTATTAATTCAGGATCAAGATACGAAGCAAAATATCTTAGTGGAATTGCTCACTTTTTGGAAAAGTTGGCATTTTCG TCGACAGATCGGTTTGACAGTAAAGATGAAATTCTGCTGACGTTGGAAAAGCACGGGGGTATTTGTGACTGCCAGACATCAAG GGACACCACCATGTATGCTGTGTCTGCTGATTCTAAAGGCTTGGACACGGTGGTTGGCTTGCTGGCTGACGTGGTCCTGCACCCCAGACTCACAG atgaagaaatagacATGACACGAATGGCTGTCCAGTTTGAGCTGGAGGACCTTAACATGCGGCCTGACCCGGAACCGCTTCTCACGGAGATGATTCACGAG GCTGCTTATCAGGAAAACACAGTTGGCCTCCACCGTTTCTGCCCCACAGAAAACATAGGAAAGATTGATCGAGAAGTGCTTCATTCCTACCTGAGAAACTACTACACCCCCGACCGCATGGTGCTGGCAGGGGTGGGTGTGGAGCATGAGCACCTGGTGGAATGTGCCAGAAAGCACCTCCAGGGAACCCGGCCAGCCTGGGGGTGTGCGAAGGCTGTGGACGTGGACAGATCAGTAGCACAGTACACTGGGGGCATGGTCAAG CTGGAGAGAGACATGTCCAACGTCAGCCTGGGCCCCGCCCCGTTCCCCGAGCTCACGCACATCATGATAGGACTGGAGAGCTGTTCCTTCTTG GAGGAGGACTTCATCCCCTTCGCCGTTCTCAACATGATGATGGGAGGCGGTGGCTCCTTCTCCGCCGGCGGGCCTGGCAAAGGCATGTTCACCAGGCTCTACCTCAACGTGCTCAACAG GCACCACTGGATGTACAATGCGACCTCGTACCACCACAGTTACGAGGACACGGGCCTCCTGTGCGTGCACGCCAGCGCCGACCCCCGGCAG GTTCGAGAAATGGTGGAGATCCTCAcgaaggaatttattttaatggcTGGAACTGTGGATGTG GCGGAGCTGGAGCGGGCCAAGACGCAGCTGATGTCCATGCTCATGATGAACCTCGAGTCCAGGCCTGTGATCTTCGAGGACGTGGGGAGGCAGGTGCTGGCCACGCGCTCCAGGAAGCTGCCGCATGAGCTGTGCGCGCTCATCC CGGAATCTGGACCCTCTGGAGTCTGGAGTCCGCAGCCCGGCCTTGGACCCCCGGGGCTGTTCCGTGGCCGTAGCCACGCACGGAGATGGAGTCCATGCAGGAGGCGGCCGTTCTCCTGA
- the PMPCA gene encoding mitochondrial-processing peptidase subunit alpha isoform X1 translates to MAAMVLATARLLLRGSGSWRRSRLRSGAPARRGFSSSSAYPRVPLSSPLPGVPEPVFATVDGQEKFETKVTTLENGLRVASQNKFGQFCTVGVLINSGSRYEAKYLSGIAHFLEKLAFSSTDRFDSKDEILLTLEKHGGICDCQTSRDTTMYAVSADSKGLDTVVGLLADVVLHPRLTDEEIDMTRMAVQFELEDLNMRPDPEPLLTEMIHEAAYQENTVGLHRFCPTENIGKIDREVLHSYLRNYYTPDRMVLAGVGVEHEHLVECARKHLQGTRPAWGCAKAVDVDRSVAQYTGGMVKLERDMSNVSLGPAPFPELTHIMIGLESCSFLEEDFIPFAVLNMMMGGGGSFSAGGPGKGMFTRLYLNVLNRHHWMYNATSYHHSYEDTGLLCVHASADPRQVREMVEILTKEFILMAGTVDVAELERAKTQLMSMLMMNLESRPVIFEDVGRQVLATRSRKLPHELCALIRSVKPEDIRRAASQMLRRKPAVAALGDLSDLPTYEHIQAALSSRDGRLPRTYRLFR, encoded by the exons ATGGCGGCTATGGTCCTGGCGACGGCGCGGCTGCTGCTGCGCGGCTCGGGTTCGTGGCGCCGCTCGCGGCTGAG GTCTGGAGCCCCTGCGCGCAGAGGGTTCAGCAGCAGCAGCGCCTACCCGCGTGTCCCGCTTTCATCCCCCTTACCCGGTGTGCCTGAGCCTGTGTTTGCTACGGTCGATGGGCAGGAAAAGTTTGAAACCAAAGTCACCACGCTGGAGAATGGGCTTCGTGTGGCCTCCCAAAACAAATTCGGACAATTTTGCACAGTAGGAG TTCTTATTAATTCAGGATCAAGATACGAAGCAAAATATCTTAGTGGAATTGCTCACTTTTTGGAAAAGTTGGCATTTTCG TCGACAGATCGGTTTGACAGTAAAGATGAAATTCTGCTGACGTTGGAAAAGCACGGGGGTATTTGTGACTGCCAGACATCAAG GGACACCACCATGTATGCTGTGTCTGCTGATTCTAAAGGCTTGGACACGGTGGTTGGCTTGCTGGCTGACGTGGTCCTGCACCCCAGACTCACAG atgaagaaatagacATGACACGAATGGCTGTCCAGTTTGAGCTGGAGGACCTTAACATGCGGCCTGACCCGGAACCGCTTCTCACGGAGATGATTCACGAG GCTGCTTATCAGGAAAACACAGTTGGCCTCCACCGTTTCTGCCCCACAGAAAACATAGGAAAGATTGATCGAGAAGTGCTTCATTCCTACCTGAGAAACTACTACACCCCCGACCGCATGGTGCTGGCAGGGGTGGGTGTGGAGCATGAGCACCTGGTGGAATGTGCCAGAAAGCACCTCCAGGGAACCCGGCCAGCCTGGGGGTGTGCGAAGGCTGTGGACGTGGACAGATCAGTAGCACAGTACACTGGGGGCATGGTCAAG CTGGAGAGAGACATGTCCAACGTCAGCCTGGGCCCCGCCCCGTTCCCCGAGCTCACGCACATCATGATAGGACTGGAGAGCTGTTCCTTCTTG GAGGAGGACTTCATCCCCTTCGCCGTTCTCAACATGATGATGGGAGGCGGTGGCTCCTTCTCCGCCGGCGGGCCTGGCAAAGGCATGTTCACCAGGCTCTACCTCAACGTGCTCAACAG GCACCACTGGATGTACAATGCGACCTCGTACCACCACAGTTACGAGGACACGGGCCTCCTGTGCGTGCACGCCAGCGCCGACCCCCGGCAG GTTCGAGAAATGGTGGAGATCCTCAcgaaggaatttattttaatggcTGGAACTGTGGATGTG GCGGAGCTGGAGCGGGCCAAGACGCAGCTGATGTCCATGCTCATGATGAACCTCGAGTCCAGGCCTGTGATCTTCGAGGACGTGGGGAGGCAGGTGCTGGCCACGCGCTCCAGGAAGCTGCCGCATGAGCTGTGCGCGCTCATCC GCAGCGTGAAACCAGAGGACATCCGGAGAGCTGCCTCGCAGATGCTCCGCAGGAAGCCCGCGGTGGCCGCCCTGGGCGACCTGAGTGACCTGCCCACCTACGAGCACATCCAGGCGGCGCTGTCCAGCAGAGACGGGCGCCTGCCCAGGACCTACCGGCTCTTCCGCTAG
- the PMPCA gene encoding mitochondrial-processing peptidase subunit alpha isoform X5, with translation MDTTMYAVSADSKGLDTVVGLLADVVLHPRLTDEEIDMTRMAVQFELEDLNMRPDPEPLLTEMIHEAAYQENTVGLHRFCPTENIGKIDREVLHSYLRNYYTPDRMVLAGVGVEHEHLVECARKHLQGTRPAWGCAKAVDVDRSVAQYTGGMVKLERDMSNVSLGPAPFPELTHIMIGLESCSFLEEDFIPFAVLNMMMGGGGSFSAGGPGKGMFTRLYLNVLNRHHWMYNATSYHHSYEDTGLLCVHASADPRQVREMVEILTKEFILMAGTVDVAELERAKTQLMSMLMMNLESRPVIFEDVGRQVLATRSRKLPHELCALIRSVKPEDIRRAASQMLRRKPAVAALGDLSDLPTYEHIQAALSSRDGRLPRTYRLFR, from the exons AT GGACACCACCATGTATGCTGTGTCTGCTGATTCTAAAGGCTTGGACACGGTGGTTGGCTTGCTGGCTGACGTGGTCCTGCACCCCAGACTCACAG atgaagaaatagacATGACACGAATGGCTGTCCAGTTTGAGCTGGAGGACCTTAACATGCGGCCTGACCCGGAACCGCTTCTCACGGAGATGATTCACGAG GCTGCTTATCAGGAAAACACAGTTGGCCTCCACCGTTTCTGCCCCACAGAAAACATAGGAAAGATTGATCGAGAAGTGCTTCATTCCTACCTGAGAAACTACTACACCCCCGACCGCATGGTGCTGGCAGGGGTGGGTGTGGAGCATGAGCACCTGGTGGAATGTGCCAGAAAGCACCTCCAGGGAACCCGGCCAGCCTGGGGGTGTGCGAAGGCTGTGGACGTGGACAGATCAGTAGCACAGTACACTGGGGGCATGGTCAAG CTGGAGAGAGACATGTCCAACGTCAGCCTGGGCCCCGCCCCGTTCCCCGAGCTCACGCACATCATGATAGGACTGGAGAGCTGTTCCTTCTTG GAGGAGGACTTCATCCCCTTCGCCGTTCTCAACATGATGATGGGAGGCGGTGGCTCCTTCTCCGCCGGCGGGCCTGGCAAAGGCATGTTCACCAGGCTCTACCTCAACGTGCTCAACAG GCACCACTGGATGTACAATGCGACCTCGTACCACCACAGTTACGAGGACACGGGCCTCCTGTGCGTGCACGCCAGCGCCGACCCCCGGCAG GTTCGAGAAATGGTGGAGATCCTCAcgaaggaatttattttaatggcTGGAACTGTGGATGTG GCGGAGCTGGAGCGGGCCAAGACGCAGCTGATGTCCATGCTCATGATGAACCTCGAGTCCAGGCCTGTGATCTTCGAGGACGTGGGGAGGCAGGTGCTGGCCACGCGCTCCAGGAAGCTGCCGCATGAGCTGTGCGCGCTCATCC GCAGCGTGAAACCAGAGGACATCCGGAGAGCTGCCTCGCAGATGCTCCGCAGGAAGCCCGCGGTGGCCGCCCTGGGCGACCTGAGTGACCTGCCCACCTACGAGCACATCCAGGCGGCGCTGTCCAGCAGAGACGGGCGCCTGCCCAGGACCTACCGGCTCTTCCGCTAG
- the PMPCA gene encoding mitochondrial-processing peptidase subunit alpha isoform X4 — protein sequence MYAVSADSKGLDTVVGLLADVVLHPRLTDEEIDMTRMAVQFELEDLNMRPDPEPLLTEMIHEAAYQENTVGLHRFCPTENIGKIDREVLHSYLRNYYTPDRMVLAGVGVEHEHLVECARKHLQGTRPAWGCAKAVDVDRSVAQYTGGMVKLERDMSNVSLGPAPFPELTHIMIGLESCSFLEEDFIPFAVLNMMMGGGGSFSAGGPGKGMFTRLYLNVLNRHHWMYNATSYHHSYEDTGLLCVHASADPRQVREMVEILTKEFILMAGTVDVAELERAKTQLMSMLMMNLESRPVIFEDVGRQVLATRSRKLPHELCALIRSVKPEDIRRAASQMLRRKPAVAALGDLSDLPTYEHIQAALSSRDGRLPRTYRLFR from the exons ATGTATGCTGTGTCTGCTGATTCTAAAGGCTTGGACACGGTGGTTGGCTTGCTGGCTGACGTGGTCCTGCACCCCAGACTCACAG atgaagaaatagacATGACACGAATGGCTGTCCAGTTTGAGCTGGAGGACCTTAACATGCGGCCTGACCCGGAACCGCTTCTCACGGAGATGATTCACGAG GCTGCTTATCAGGAAAACACAGTTGGCCTCCACCGTTTCTGCCCCACAGAAAACATAGGAAAGATTGATCGAGAAGTGCTTCATTCCTACCTGAGAAACTACTACACCCCCGACCGCATGGTGCTGGCAGGGGTGGGTGTGGAGCATGAGCACCTGGTGGAATGTGCCAGAAAGCACCTCCAGGGAACCCGGCCAGCCTGGGGGTGTGCGAAGGCTGTGGACGTGGACAGATCAGTAGCACAGTACACTGGGGGCATGGTCAAG CTGGAGAGAGACATGTCCAACGTCAGCCTGGGCCCCGCCCCGTTCCCCGAGCTCACGCACATCATGATAGGACTGGAGAGCTGTTCCTTCTTG GAGGAGGACTTCATCCCCTTCGCCGTTCTCAACATGATGATGGGAGGCGGTGGCTCCTTCTCCGCCGGCGGGCCTGGCAAAGGCATGTTCACCAGGCTCTACCTCAACGTGCTCAACAG GCACCACTGGATGTACAATGCGACCTCGTACCACCACAGTTACGAGGACACGGGCCTCCTGTGCGTGCACGCCAGCGCCGACCCCCGGCAG GTTCGAGAAATGGTGGAGATCCTCAcgaaggaatttattttaatggcTGGAACTGTGGATGTG GCGGAGCTGGAGCGGGCCAAGACGCAGCTGATGTCCATGCTCATGATGAACCTCGAGTCCAGGCCTGTGATCTTCGAGGACGTGGGGAGGCAGGTGCTGGCCACGCGCTCCAGGAAGCTGCCGCATGAGCTGTGCGCGCTCATCC GCAGCGTGAAACCAGAGGACATCCGGAGAGCTGCCTCGCAGATGCTCCGCAGGAAGCCCGCGGTGGCCGCCCTGGGCGACCTGAGTGACCTGCCCACCTACGAGCACATCCAGGCGGCGCTGTCCAGCAGAGACGGGCGCCTGCCCAGGACCTACCGGCTCTTCCGCTAG
- the PMPCA gene encoding mitochondrial-processing peptidase subunit alpha isoform X3, with the protein MAAMVLATARLLLRGSGSWRRSRLRSGAPARRGFSSSSAYPRVPLSSPLPGVPEPVFATVDGQEKFETKVTTLENGLRVASQNKFGQFCTVGVLINSGSRYEAKYLSGIAHFLEKLAFSSTDRFDSKDEILLTLEKHGGICDCQTSRDTTMYAVSADSKGLDTVVGLLADVVLHPRLTDEEIDMTRMAVQFELEDLNMRPDPEPLLTEMIHEAAYQENTVGLHRFCPTENIGKIDREVLHSYLRNYYTPDRMVLAGVGVEHEHLVECARKHLQGTRPAWGCAKAVDVDRSVAQYTGGMVKLERDMSNVSLGPAPFPELTHIMIGLESCSFLEEDFIPFAVLNMMMGGGGSFSAGGPGKGMFTRLYLNVLNRHHWMYNATSYHHSYEDTGLLCVHASADPRQVREMVEILTKEFILMAGTVDVAELERAKTQLMSMLMMNLESRPVIFEDVGRQVLATRSRKLPHELCALIP; encoded by the exons ATGGCGGCTATGGTCCTGGCGACGGCGCGGCTGCTGCTGCGCGGCTCGGGTTCGTGGCGCCGCTCGCGGCTGAG GTCTGGAGCCCCTGCGCGCAGAGGGTTCAGCAGCAGCAGCGCCTACCCGCGTGTCCCGCTTTCATCCCCCTTACCCGGTGTGCCTGAGCCTGTGTTTGCTACGGTCGATGGGCAGGAAAAGTTTGAAACCAAAGTCACCACGCTGGAGAATGGGCTTCGTGTGGCCTCCCAAAACAAATTCGGACAATTTTGCACAGTAGGAG TTCTTATTAATTCAGGATCAAGATACGAAGCAAAATATCTTAGTGGAATTGCTCACTTTTTGGAAAAGTTGGCATTTTCG TCGACAGATCGGTTTGACAGTAAAGATGAAATTCTGCTGACGTTGGAAAAGCACGGGGGTATTTGTGACTGCCAGACATCAAG GGACACCACCATGTATGCTGTGTCTGCTGATTCTAAAGGCTTGGACACGGTGGTTGGCTTGCTGGCTGACGTGGTCCTGCACCCCAGACTCACAG atgaagaaatagacATGACACGAATGGCTGTCCAGTTTGAGCTGGAGGACCTTAACATGCGGCCTGACCCGGAACCGCTTCTCACGGAGATGATTCACGAG GCTGCTTATCAGGAAAACACAGTTGGCCTCCACCGTTTCTGCCCCACAGAAAACATAGGAAAGATTGATCGAGAAGTGCTTCATTCCTACCTGAGAAACTACTACACCCCCGACCGCATGGTGCTGGCAGGGGTGGGTGTGGAGCATGAGCACCTGGTGGAATGTGCCAGAAAGCACCTCCAGGGAACCCGGCCAGCCTGGGGGTGTGCGAAGGCTGTGGACGTGGACAGATCAGTAGCACAGTACACTGGGGGCATGGTCAAG CTGGAGAGAGACATGTCCAACGTCAGCCTGGGCCCCGCCCCGTTCCCCGAGCTCACGCACATCATGATAGGACTGGAGAGCTGTTCCTTCTTG GAGGAGGACTTCATCCCCTTCGCCGTTCTCAACATGATGATGGGAGGCGGTGGCTCCTTCTCCGCCGGCGGGCCTGGCAAAGGCATGTTCACCAGGCTCTACCTCAACGTGCTCAACAG GCACCACTGGATGTACAATGCGACCTCGTACCACCACAGTTACGAGGACACGGGCCTCCTGTGCGTGCACGCCAGCGCCGACCCCCGGCAG GTTCGAGAAATGGTGGAGATCCTCAcgaaggaatttattttaatggcTGGAACTGTGGATGTG GCGGAGCTGGAGCGGGCCAAGACGCAGCTGATGTCCATGCTCATGATGAACCTCGAGTCCAGGCCTGTGATCTTCGAGGACGTGGGGAGGCAGGTGCTGGCCACGCGCTCCAGGAAGCTGCCGCATGAGCTGTGCGCGCTCATCC CGTGA